TTCTCATCTCATTGGATTTTCATGATGGCTTGAAATAGATATAGTTAACattttataagaaaacagagatcaggtctggggttgtggctcagtagtagagcgctcgcctagtacatgtgaggcactgggttcaaagctcagcaccatataaaaatgaaataaagatatcatgtccacctacaactaaaaaaaataaatattaaaaaagaaaacagagatcAAGCATTTATCCAGAGTCACACAGAGAGTACGTGGCAACATGACAGTCTGATTCCAAAGCCAGAAGCAATGACAATTGTGAAAAGACAAACCTCGTGGTTTTGAAAACAGCTGAGTGAAGATATGGGGTTGGAAATGAGCAAAACTCATAAGCTTTATTTGAGATCATAGCGAGAGAGCATGATGAAAAGAATAGAAGCTTCTTCCTAATCCACAAGAATTATGAAGGGGCTATTTGCACATTGTATACTCTTCTActctctattctattctattctattgctCAATCCAATCCCAAGCCCAGGTTCCTTGCATTGTGTAGTTTTCAATCACAGAGAGCATAGAATACACTGTATCCATGGGTTGAGGGGACTAGAACATGCCAATAATAAATTGGTTAGTAAAGGATCTATAGTGTTCTTGTCAACTTCCTCTTTTCTCTGGGGTTTTGAAGAATAGCATATTTGGGGAAAAGACCATAAAAGAACTTCACTTTGAATTTGTCAAAGTGATTTCTGAAAGCCTTTAAAAGGGAACCTAAAGTTAGTGCCTGAGTTGTATTGACAAAGGTTTGGCTCTTTAACTGTGACATATTACTAGAGAATATTCAACTGATTACACAGTAGGGTGTGTCCTGTCAGGTGACCCCCATCTATTTTCAGCCACCTATAAGTAGCTCTCCTGGTATCACCACTGCTCACTGCCAAGTTTACAGAGAAATTCTCACTTGCAAGAAAACACCTACGAATGCAAGCAGTACCCACTCGATGCAAATTTAGAATCAATGTCTCTAGGTAGGGgcagtaggtcagtggtagagcacttgctgagcCCTGAGTTTGATGCCCCGgcactaaagaaaaagaaaagagtcaGTACATTGGGAGAATAatccagaaaatgattttttttttccttttcataccTCACTCTCCTTCTTTTTGTACTCTTTCTTCTTATGCTATCTGAACTGAGAACGGGACAGGGGctcatgggggagtggggattcaGACTCCTTTGCCATGTACCACTTTCTGACTCCAACTACAAAGGACCTGAAGGATGATCTGGGTCTCTTGATTTCAGAGAAACTCTGATTCAGAGTCACTCATTGCCAATGTCACATAGCTCACCAATGGCTTTGTATTAAAAGTCCAGCTTCAGGATTCCAAAGTACAATAATGCTTTTTGCATGACATGGCTCCCAGTCTTCACTGTTTTTAGGGTGTCTTTTATCTTCCTGATGCTTTGCTCCCTCTGACAAAGGGTTTAGAAGCAGAACAAGATTCTCACCATTTTTGCTGTGCCTGCCCAAGGATTGGGGGAGAAGAGGTTGCAGTCATTAGGAGGAAggctagacctcaaatcactgcagaaggatctttcaacttaaGACCAACTAATTATGAGTAGATACACACATCACTTTTCAAGTATACAGAAGAGGTTGTTATTAAAATATGAATGCTAGCTGGCACACAAGGCTATATACCCAACCAcgccgggaggctgaagcaggaggattgcaagtttaaggccagcctcagcaatttaaccaaaccctgtctcaaaataaaagggctggggctggggctcagtgtacAGCGCCCCAGGGTTCAAACCCCTCTATcgcaaaaatgaaaaataagtctGTGAAATCCATGCCTAAGTCTTCATGTGTTAACTCCTGTATTTTAGCAAAACAGTTCTGTTTATGCGGAGAGGCTACTACTCTCGCAATATCCCTCAAATGCAATCAGGCAGATGGCCCCACCCTTTCTGAAGCCAAacgctccctcccctcctcctcccgaaCTACACAACCCTCCCCACTTCACCGAAGGGAAGCAATTTACATTCCACGACGTCTGCCAACGACTTCGGAGGGTAGGGGTGGAGTAAAGATGCGGCTCCTAGATCTGAGCTACAAACCAGCGGTATCTTCCAGTTCTCACACTCGGAACAGGAAGGCCGCCGTGCTGCACCTACTTCTGCATGACCAGCTCCTGATGAAGCAATCCTTGCTGCGCTCGTGCTGGGCACAGGAGAAGCGTGGTCACCAGGACCAAAACTGCACCGCGGCTCCGCTCGCCAGGCAGCGGGTCCGGGTCCGACGGAGGCAGTGTGCACGGTGCAGTGCTTAGACCCCTAATCAGACCGTGATCTTAGGTGGTTTTAATCTCCACTCAACATCCCTCCAGAGCTACGCCGGGCATTGATGTCCTTTTACGATTTCCCTTCAGTGAAAGCGCAAGCCCCTTGACCGCAGAGACCAAATGCACCTTAGTCTCTATTCCTACCACAAAGCTGCTGCAGAGAGGCGGTGCCTCAGGTGAAGCCGGCTGTTGGAAGTCAGGCCGTTTAAATATTTTGGATTGACAATGAACACTTAGTAGCTCACAcgttgaaaaagaataaaataaatgcacCAAGAAGAATGGTGATTCAGTTTTAATTGTTTATTGACACAGTATCAACtttcatatgtacatataaatagTTACAGACCTTAAATATCCACATGGCAAAACATTTGCctctaggcaaaaaaaaaaaaaaaaaaaaacacgaatTTTTGTGATAAACAAGCCTTAATACTGAAGATAGatgctgagacaattttgcatctAAGGTTACTACAGTCTACATTGCTATTCTCACTCTAAGAACTCAAGTAATTAAGGAACCCTTGCCTCACCACaaaaatgaaatacatattttcaaaccaaatggaaaataattataaataggtaagataaataaaatttctgACAAATTTAATCACAGCATCATTcccttttttagttttatttttaattgataaaatgtatatacaaTGTATTTAATATATGGATACATTGTAGAATGATAAAATCAGAATATTTATCCTTTCCATGTGGTAAGAACACACAAAATTCCTTTAGTTGTTTTGAAATGTACATTAACTATTTAATTACACAACAGAACATCAGAACTCATTTCCAACTTTGTAGTcttttccccaccccacccccacttctCCAACCAAATTCAGGTTATCTGGTAATCACCATCCTAAGGTCAGAATTTGATTGTGATCAAATTAAATGAGATCAAAGGGCATTTAATCTCTGTGCATATCCTCTAGATTCACCACATTCACTTTAACAAATGGTAGCATCTCCTTTGTTAAGGCTCAATAATACTCATTGTGTTTACATACTACCTCAGTTATCTCTTGGACACAGGCTGTTTTCATGTCTTGCCTGTTGTAAAAAACACTGCAGCAAACCCAGGAGTGTGCATAACCCCTCAGCATACTGACTTCaatttctttggatatataccctagTAGTGGGGTTGCTGGATCATACTATAGTTCTGTTTcttaaggaatttccatactgttttccaaaatggctGTACTAACTTACAAAACCAGAAAAGGTAGATCAAGTTTCCTTTTCCCCTCCACATGTCTCCTGTACTTGTTATCTTTCATCTTTTTGAAAATAACCAATCTAGCAGGTATAAGGTTcttgtggttttcatttgcatttctcagactcttCTGCTGTATAAGTACCAACGTGTTAACCGGTTGCACCACTGGAGCATCCATTCGGAATCTTCTATCTGTTGAACATTTATGTGTCTTCCTTTGAGACATGTCTCTTCAAATCCCTTGACCAAGTTTAATAGGATTGTTTGTTTTGCTATTGAATACTTAGTTTCATGTCTACAGCTCATATAAAAAACACTGATGAAACTCTTCAAAGAGCCTTCATATTACTCTAATGTAAATTATACAAATATCCATATATAGAGATATCTCTTCATATCTtgtatgaaatttttattttgaatgagAAATATCTGTTCCTCTTCTTTTTTGATAATATCCCAGTTATGAAAATGttctaatttcttttaaaagatcACTTTTTGCAGGATGCACACACTAACTACTGTGAGAAGGGCATCTTCAATTTTTTAGAAACTTTCTGTGAATATTTGTTTTACTAAGTTTTAATTCTACCAATTATTTGTTTTACTAAGTTTTAATTCTACCAATTAAAAAGTCAGTCCCAGAAATTCATGAGGCTGAGCCAGGGGTACTGCCAAGTtagaagtcagtctcagcaacttagcaagattcatctcaagaataaaatgaaaaacagggctcAGTGATGAGAGACCAtgaattcaatcccagtactgGGGGGTGAGGGAGAGGAcatttggttctttttttattatCCTTGGTCATATGAAATCACCAAACTCTTTAATCATTTAATATTCAATTGGCTAGAGTTTTACTGACACTATATAATCAAATGTTTTCAAAGTtactttctagtttttcacactTGCAGTTAATGCTCACAGGAACACACTTAAAGGTCACCTGAACAGAAACAATACAgtctgaattgaaaaaaaaaaaaaaaagaattaaactaTGTTACATTTTGTAGTGACCTATGCAATCAATGTTCCCTGTGAACTTTACTTTTtcttaaatgatattttaaaaataacatccaGTGTTATCAGAacgaaatgttttcttttaccataattaaatgtataaaacaaactgaaaaaacaaaaacacagagcTACTTCTTCCCCACTGCCCAATATGATCATTTGTCAACTCTTGTTATACCAGGCTGGGCAGCAACATTCAACAAAAATACTAGAATaatctctaagcaaaaaaagaaatgcattaaCAATAACTTCCCTATTTTTAAAGCTCTTccattcatgttttaaaataaaacatggttcCACAAAGGTCTCACGTCCCAAAGAATGATTTCTGGGAAGCCTCCTACAGAAATTCATCTTTTGACTTGTTATGTTTTCCCTTTCCAAAgacttccaaaaggaagtgaatgCTCTTTCACATTCCTTTCAATTATAATGCAGTCTCTCCTCTGATGAAATTGGACCTACTAGGGATACTTCCTTTTTAAAGGACTCCCTTCACCCAAAGGCTTTTGAAGCAGTCAGGTTACTAAACTGAAGAGTTTGGAAATCAAATTCAGAAGTTTCTGACGGAAATTTACTTTGTCTCCAAATCTCCTGAGTTGAATGCCAGACTCAACTTCCACCtctgaaaaggaaaggaaatcaaaATTAACACTGACAATGGTCTGGACTGTAAACTAGCAAGAGTTAACaggaggagctggggatgtggctcaagcagtaggttcgatcctcagtgccacatacaaacaaagatgttgtgtccgctgaaaagcgaaaaataaaaaaattctctctctctctccctccctccctccctccctccctccctccactctctctttaaaaaaaaagaaaaaagagttaaCAGGACCATTCAGGTGACAAACTGAGCACCCACCCCAGGAAACAGTTCTTAAATTTTAGCTTTATCTGtggctgttttctttttctctttttagttttattgattttatttttttaaatacgacagcagaatgcattatatattttttaaaatatttattcttaagttttaggtggatacaacatctttactttacatttacatggtgctgaggatcgaacccagtgccttgtgcatgctaggcgagtactctacccctgagccacaaccccagccatacaattcttattacacatatagagtacaatttttcatatctttgtatatagagtatgttcatgccaattcatgcctttatacatctacttttttgtttgttttgttttttgcattaTGTTTCTGTTTTCCTAATGTGAGAGTAACAACTTGGAATATGCATGTAGACACTGACCCACTTCAACTCAAAAATTGTTTAAGGTGAGAATACAGACAACTATTCTTTATCATTTCGAAATTGTGATCTTCTTGCTTCAGTCTCCCCAcccactggaattacaagcatatGTCACTGGTGCCCagctgaaatctttttttttttttttttttttttaagcattctgGATGAGGCAAGTATTTTCTTTCAAATATAGAAATATTGCATATCAAATACCACGAACGGTATCATTAATCAGCCTCCATCAGATTTAAGTGATGTCATcctcttttctcatttaaagagaACATAAGTCAAATTCTAAATACCGTGTGTTATTTTCAAATGGCAATGTTTCATAGCTCAAATTCCACTTCATTAGAAATCTTTTCCTCTAAAAAAACTGCTATTTTCTTCTCATAAAATCTTATTCCAATATTAAGTctactttaaaataatttgaaaatctaAATTTAATCTAAACCAATCTTTGAGTGGGGAGAGGGGTActtgggatttaacccagggcacctaaccactgagccacattcccagatctttttatttagaaacagggccctgccaaattgctgaggctggttttgaactcacaatcctcctgcctcagcctcctgagccactgggattacaggtatgcgccactgtgcccagcttaaatCAATTTCTTATAAATCCAATCTGTACCAGTCTGTTGCCTTTACAAAAAGTGAAGCAGAAAATAGTTGAATCCACATGTTTATTACTTTTTAGAATTGAGATACTGTAATTAGTCTGctataataaagaaaaatgatgctTACATATAATCTAACTTCCAAGTAAACTTTTTACTacttaaaattaacattaaatcTAAACTGCTCACAATTtcacttttttaatatttcaaagagaaatcagggtttttattgttgttgttgttgttcacttTGGTTCATACTTTCCAAGACAATGACCATGAGCAGGGTAAGTGGcaaactcctataatcccagagactcaggagattaggcaggaggatcgtaagtttgaggccagcctcagcaatttagtcaggccctaagtaactaggaagaccttgtctcaaaaaaaaaaaaaaaaaaaaaaaaaaattcaaaataaagtaaaatgtaaATATACTATAAATATTTAAACCTAGATTTCAATGAACAAAAGTAAAATCTTTCTTAACTCCTACCAAGAGACCTAATAAATCTTCCAAGATGCCATTCTTCATGGGCTACAGAATCAAATGTTGAGAAGTATTTACATTTCAGTAAGTGGGATATGTTAACATATAGTTCTTTAAAAAACTAtcatccagggctggggatgtagctcaatggtagaatgtttgcctggCATACTTGAGCCCTTGGTTCCCTTCCAGGCAAGGGGATTAAGAAAAATATCATCCAATATACAACTTTGGAAGTCCTCAATCTACcagaaaaaaatcatctttttcacaagaaaaaaaaatggaaatagttctgttatcttttttaattttaaaattgctatcacagaggctggggttgtggctcagtggcagagtgctcgcctagcatgcatgaagcattgggttcaatcctcagcaccatataaatataaaaaataaagatattgtgtctacctaaaactaaaaaataaatattaaaagaaaaattgctATTGCAGAACTACTGTCTTTTAGGGGGGATTTTCTGCTGTCTCTTGTTCTTAGGAATTAGAAGTCAATCCAGAGCATGTTATAGATAGGTTGTCTTTGAGAAACATGGTCAGAACTCTTTTGAGTATCACAGAAAAGGACAAAGCTTCTCCATCCCAAGAAAAGGCCAGAGAGAGCAGCCTGCTGCCAATTTAGCCATGGTCACATTTGCAATGTCCCATTTCCTCTGCATGCCCTACAATTGTCTGATGATAACAGCAGCGTGACCCATTGGGAATTCTAGCCCTAAGAGCCCTCCTTTTTACAACCCTTTACAGCAGGTGATTGCTGCCTTTGATAAGATTTACAAGAATCAGTGGGATGAGATGGGGCTGGTGGGATGAGATGCGGCTGACAGACCTGAAAATCTGTGAAagagatgggggtggggggtggatgtATAAGACTAGAGACCAGCTCTTCCTCCCCTGCTATGCCCACCCCTTTCAATATGGAGGGTTAAAATGTTAACTAAGGAGAGGACCCCCTAGGCTCCTCAACTCTGGAGTCAGTCCAGGTGGGACAGTATCCAGCTTAAATACTGCTTTTGTTCTTCTTAGGGTGGGGGCAGTGGTAAGATAAAGGTTTCCAGAGGCGGAGTCTGAATGAAAGGAGAGAGAAGGTAGCTTCCAGAGCCCTCTCCTGCTCAAGACAGTGACAGTCTTCTGGGCTGCCATTGCTGCTTGGGCTTGCCCTTGTCTTCCCTGAGGCCCCTTAGAAGGGTGAGTGGAGGGAAGGGGAAAGCAGCTTGCTGGCCCGACTAAAACATAGCTGCagccacctgtcatcccagcgactggcgaggccgaggcaggaggattgcaagttcaagaccagcctcagcaactgagaccctgtctcaaaaaataagctGGGTTTtaagacacatgcctgtaatcccagcagctcggcaggttgaggcaaaaggatcaaaaaccagcctcagcaattccctTTCTCTAAATGCatcatgaaaaagggctggggatgtgactcagtggttaaagcatccctgagttcaatacccagcactaaaaaataaaaagaaaaaaataaaaagaactagggatatatggctcagtggttaagtgactctgggttcaattcttggtaccaaataaataaataaataaaaagagaccagcctcagcaacttagtgagaccttgtctcaaaataaaaaataaaagggactgggaatgtggctcagtggtaaagcactcctgggctaaatcctcagtaccaaaaatttaaagttaaaaaaaaaaaaaaatacaactgtcGGAATACTAAGCTAGGCTCCCTCCCTTGCTATCTTGGGAGAACCCCCAAAGAACTAAAGAGAAGCATCCCAAAGGCAGCTCAGAGGGGCAGACCTGGCCGGATCCTGACCCTGAGGTCCCCGAGGATCTTACAGTTTGAGGGCCAGGCCCCAAGTCTCCAAGGCCCCAGCTGACAGGTACCTGTTAATGCTGATGCTGGGGTCGCTGGGGTCGCTGGGGTCAGCTGCTCATTCTTCCACCCCTTCTTTCCAGGCATCTCCATAGGTGTGACCTCTGCTACAGAACCCAGAGAATTCGGTCTATTTTCAATTTTCCTGAGCTGAGTGACACACTCAACTTCCAGTTCTGAAAAGGAAAGCAAAACATGAAATTAACATTGACAGTTGTTAGATCAAAGGGTAC
This sequence is a window from Callospermophilus lateralis isolate mCalLat2 chromosome 17, mCalLat2.hap1, whole genome shotgun sequence. Protein-coding genes within it:
- the Pmaip1 gene encoding phorbol-12-myristate-13-acetate-induced protein 1; translation: MPGKKARKRAPPNPARAPAEVEVESGIQLRRFGDKVNFRQKLLNLISKLFSLVT